In the Telopea speciosissima isolate NSW1024214 ecotype Mountain lineage chromosome 2, Tspe_v1, whole genome shotgun sequence genome, one interval contains:
- the LOC122650082 gene encoding probable carboxylesterase 15 isoform X2 — protein sequence MSNTSATTPYVVEDYRGMLQVYSDGSIVRSYPQNLNVGVHEDGSVIWKDVTFDPIHGLQLRLYKPSSAITSTKLPIFYYIHGGGFCLSSCTWPMYQNCCFRLASDLQVIVVSPDYRLAPENRLPAAIEDGFAAVKWLQAQALSDNPDTWLTDVADFNRVFISGESAGGNIAHHLAVGLGEGWPELAPVRVRGYVYLSAYFGGTQRLRSEMEGGKKVCSIWRLLDRFWSMSIPVGETRDHPSVNPFGLACPSLEPVALDPILAVVGSYDILKDRIEDFVRRLKEWGKKIEYVEFEREDHGFFVIHPNSEASKKLMEIIKRFITKNSSNQS from the exons aTGTCAAACACCAGCGCCACCACTCCCTATGTGGTAGAGGATTACCGTGGAATGCTCCAAGTCTACAGTGACGGCTCTATAGTCCGCTCTTATCCGCAAAACCTCAACGTGGGTGTCCATGAAGATGGCTCTGTGATCTGGAAAGACGTCACCTTCGACCCAATTCATGGTCTCCAACTCCGTCTCTACAAGCCCTCTTCTGCTATCACAAGCACAAAGCTCCCAATCTTCTACTACATCCATGGCGGTGGATTCTGCCTCAGCTCTTGCACTTGGCCCATGTATCAAAACTGCTGTTTCCGTCTCGCATCAGACCTTCAAGTCATCGTTGTCTCACCTGATTATCGTCTGGCACCTGAGAATCGCCTTCCAGCGGCAATCGAAGATGGATTCGCAGCGGTTAAGTGGCTCCAAGCTCAGGCTCTTTCCGATAATCCCGACACCTGGTTGACTGATGTCGCCGATTTCAATAGAGTTTTTATCTCGGGAGAATCGGCGGGAGGCAACATCGCTCATCATCTCGCGGTTGGACTCGGAGAGGGATGGCCGGAGTTGGCTCCTGTTCGAGTGAGAGGTTATGTGTATTTGTCTGCTTACTTTGGCGGAACCCAACGTTTGAGGTCAGAGATGGAGGGAGGGAAGAAGGTTTGTTCGATATGGAGAT TATTGGACAGGTTTTGGAGTATGTCAATACCAGTTGGAGAGACAAGAGATCACCCATCAGTGAACCCGTTTGGACTTGCTTGCCCAAGCCTTGAACCTGTGGCTCTTGACCCTATCCTGGCAGTAGTTGGTAGCTATGATATACTAAAGGACAGGATTGAAGATTTCGTAAGACGATTGAAAGAATGGGGAAAGAAAATAGAGTATGTCGAATTCGAGAGAGAGGATCATGGTTTCTTTGTAATCCATCCCAACTCTGAAGCATCAAAGAAGTTGATGGAAATCATCAAAAGATTTATCACTAAAAACTCCAGCAACCAGAGCTGA
- the LOC122650082 gene encoding probable carboxylesterase 15 isoform X1, with protein sequence MSNTSATTPYVVEDYRGMLQVYSDGSIVRSYPQNLNVGVHEDGSVIWKDVTFDPIHGLQLRLYKPSSAITSTKLPIFYYIHGGGFCLSSCTWPMYQNCCFRLASDLQVIVVSPDYRLAPENRLPAAIEDGFAAVKWLQAQALSDNPDTWLTDVADFNRVFISGESAGGNIAHHLAVGLGEGWPELAPVRVRGYVYLSAYFGGTQRLRSEMEGGKKVCSIWRFLTGFGVCQYQLERQEITHQ encoded by the exons aTGTCAAACACCAGCGCCACCACTCCCTATGTGGTAGAGGATTACCGTGGAATGCTCCAAGTCTACAGTGACGGCTCTATAGTCCGCTCTTATCCGCAAAACCTCAACGTGGGTGTCCATGAAGATGGCTCTGTGATCTGGAAAGACGTCACCTTCGACCCAATTCATGGTCTCCAACTCCGTCTCTACAAGCCCTCTTCTGCTATCACAAGCACAAAGCTCCCAATCTTCTACTACATCCATGGCGGTGGATTCTGCCTCAGCTCTTGCACTTGGCCCATGTATCAAAACTGCTGTTTCCGTCTCGCATCAGACCTTCAAGTCATCGTTGTCTCACCTGATTATCGTCTGGCACCTGAGAATCGCCTTCCAGCGGCAATCGAAGATGGATTCGCAGCGGTTAAGTGGCTCCAAGCTCAGGCTCTTTCCGATAATCCCGACACCTGGTTGACTGATGTCGCCGATTTCAATAGAGTTTTTATCTCGGGAGAATCGGCGGGAGGCAACATCGCTCATCATCTCGCGGTTGGACTCGGAGAGGGATGGCCGGAGTTGGCTCCTGTTCGAGTGAGAGGTTATGTGTATTTGTCTGCTTACTTTGGCGGAACCCAACGTTTGAGGTCAGAGATGGAGGGAGGGAAGAAGGTTTGTTCGATATGGAGATTTCTGACAG GTTTTGGAGTATGTCAATACCAGTTGGAGAGACAAGAGATCACCCATCAGTGA
- the LOC122650820 gene encoding uncharacterized mitochondrial protein AtMg00810-like → MADCKPLLTPMSTTITPFESGGESFKDDTQYRSVVGALHYVTLTRPDVAFSVNKVCHYMHAPTEGHWALVKRILRYLKATRTHGLLIEQSTDNILQAFSDADWAGSSEDRKSTGGYAVYLGPNLVSWNSRK, encoded by the coding sequence ATGGCCGATTGCAAACCCCTTCTAACACCTATGTCCACCACAATAACACCATTTGAGTCAGGGGGTGAGTCCTTCAAAGATGATACTCAGTATCGATCCGTTGTTGGGGCTCTTCATTATGTGACTCTCACAAGACCTGATGTGGCTTTTTCGGTCAACAAGGTGTGCCACTACATGCATGCTCCCACAGAAGGCCATTGGGCACTAGTGAAACGTATTCTGCGCTATCTCAAGGCCACCCGGACTCATGGTCTACTTATAGAACAGTCAACTGACAACATCCTACAGGCAttctctgatgcagattgggcaggtagCTCTGAGGACCGTAAATCTACAGGTGGATATGCAGTTTATTTAGGCCCAAATCTTGTGTCTTGGAACTCTAGAAAGTAG